CCCTGGCTACCCACGGCTTCGCCACCCCGGCCGAAGCGCGGGACGCGGAGCTGCACGAGCCCGAGCTTGCCGAGCTCACCGACACCATCAAGAAATACGACGCCGAGCGGCAGCGCATCGACGGCGTGCTCGCCGAGCCCGAGTTGCAAGATGTCCCGGCCGACCGTGCGCCGATCGTCGCAGCCGAAGCCCGACAGCAGCTCGCCCGGGAGCACTCCCGCGCGGCCGCGAAGGCCGACGCCGATGCCACGCACGAGGCCGACGAGCTCGACGAGTTGCTGGCCCGGGTCGACGCCCAGCTCGCAGAGAGCGCGGCGGGAGCCGAGGCGCTCGCGCTGATCCGGAACCTCGCGGGCAGCGTTGAAGGGAAAGACCCGAACACGCGGCGCATGCGGCTTGAGGTGTTCGTGCTCGCGGCGAGGCTCGAGGCGATCATCGAGGCCGCGAACCGGCGCCTGAGCGCCATGGTCGGCGGCCGTTACACGCTCGAACACGACGACAGTCTGCAGGCGCGCGGGCGCCAGTCCGGGCTCGGGCTGCGCGTGCTCGACGAGTACACTGGGCGCCCGCGCAGCACCGAGTCGCTCTCGGGCGGCGAGACCTTCCTCGCCTCGCTCGCCCTCGCGCTCGGCCTCGCCGACGTCGTGACGGCAGAGGCAGGCGGCATCACGCTCGACACGATCTTCATCGACGAGGGCTTCGGCTCGCTCGACCCCGACGCGCTCGGTCAGGCGATGGCGATCCTGGACAGTTTGCGCGAGGGCGGGCGCACCGTCGCCCTCATTAGTCACGTCGCGGAAATGAAAGAGCAAATCCCGGCCAGAATAGAGGTGGTCGTAGACAGTTCTGGTGCGAGTCGCATCGAGTACGACGACACGGGTGGCACAGATCGGGCCCCCGGGAAGGACACCCCCTCATGACGCTCGGCGAACTGCTCGACCAGCACGCAGACGAAGACTTCGGCGGCACGCTCGGCGACCCCGACGCGATCTTCGCGGCGTTCGAGGAGTGGGCGTGGGAAGAGAAGGCGCTGCGCCTCTACCCCGCGCAGGAAGAGGCGGTGCTCGAGATCGCCTTCGGCAGCAACGTCATCCTCGCGACCCCGACCGGTACCGGGAAGTCGCTCGTCGCCCTCGGCGCGCACTTTGTCGCCCTGGCCGAGGGGCGCCGCACCGTCTACACCGCACCCATCAAGGCCTTGGTCAGCGAAAAGTTCTTCGACCTCGTCGCCGTGTTTGGCGCCGAGAAGGTCGGCATGATCACGGGCGACAGCTCGATCAACCCCGACGCCCCCATCATCTGCTGCACTGCCGAGATTCTTGCGAACCTCGCGTTGCGCGACCGCGACACCGGCGGCATTACGCAGGTCGTCATGGACGAGTTCCATTTCTACGCAGAGCCGGATCGCGGCTGGGCGTGGCAGGTGCCGCTGCTCATGATGAAGGACACGCAGTTCCTCCTCATGTCGGCGACGCTCGGCGACGTTGACGACCTCGCGGACGACATCAGCCGCCGTACCGGGCGATCGACCGCGAACATCTCGGGAGTCGAGCGGCCCGTCCCGCTCGCGTTCACCTACGCCGTGACGCCCGCGCACGAGACCGTCGAGAAGTTGCTCGAGGACGGCCAGGCGCCGGTGTACATCGTGCACTTCGCGCAGGCCGCGGCGGTGGAGCGGGCGCAGGCGCTCTCGAGCATCCGTGTCGTCACGCGCGAGCAGCGCGACGAGATCGCCGACGCGATCGGCACCTTCCGCTTCGCCACCGGCTTTGGGCAGACGCTGTCGCGCCTCGTCCGCGCCGGCATCGGCGTGCACCACGCGGGCATGCTGCCCCGCTACCGACGCCTCGTCGAAACGCTCGCCCAGCGCGGCCTGCTGCGCGTCATCTGCGGCACCGACACCCTCGGCGTCGGTATCAACGTGCCCATTCGCACGGTCATGCTCACGGCCCTCACGAAGTACGACGGCGAGCGCATGCGCCAGCTCACCGCCCGCGAGTTCCACCAGATCGCGGGTCGCGCGGGCCGCGCCGGCTACGACACCGAGGGCGACATCGTCGTGCTCGCGCCCGAGCACGAGATCGAGAACGTGAAGCTCGCGGCGAAGGCGGCCGCCAAGGCCGATGGTAAGGCGGGTGGAAAGAAGGCCAAGCCGGCCAAGAAGAAGTCGGCGCCGCAGGGCTTCGTCTCGTGGAGCGAGTCGAGCATGGAACGCCTGATCGGCGCCCAGCCCGAGGCGCTCGTGAGCCGCATGAAGATCACGCACTCGATGGTGCTCTCGGTCATCGCCCGTGGCGAGCGGCACGAGGGGGAGGCGCTCGCGACGATGCGCGAGCTCATCTTCGACAATCACGAGCCGCGCGCGCGCCAGTACGCGCACGCCCGCACCGCGATCGACATCTTCAAGACGCTGCGCCGCGGCGGCATCGTCGACCTGGTCGAGGAGCGCGGGCAGCACCTGCTGCGTCTCACTGTCGAGCTGCAGGCGAACTTCGCGCTGAACCAGCCGCTGTCGCCCTTCGCGCTCGCGGCGATCGAGCTGCTCGAGCCCGAGAGCGAGACCTACGCGCTCGACGTCATCTCGGTGATCGAGGCGACACTCGAGGATCCTCGCGCGATCGTGCGGGCCCAGGAACACAAGGCGCGCGGCGAGGCGATCGGCGCGATGAAGGCCGAGGGCATCGAGTACGACGAGCGCATGGAGCGGGTCGAGCTCATCACCTACCCCAAGCCGCTCGAGGAGCTGCTCGGAGAGGCGTTCGAGGCGTACACGGCCGAGGTGCCGTGGGCGCGGGACTACGCACTGCGCCCCAAGAGCGTCGTGCGCGACATGGTCGAGCGGGCCTTCAACTTCCGCGACCTCGTCTCGTACTACGAGCTGAGCCGCGTCGAGGGCACCGTGCTGCGCTATCTCTCGGACGCGTTCCGCGCGATCGAGCGCACCGTGCCCGTCGAGAAGAAGACGGAGGAGCTCGAGGACCTCATCGAGTGGCTCGGCGAGCTCGTGCGCCAGGTCGACTCGAGCCTGCTCGACGAGTGGGAGTCGCTCGCGCACCCCGACCCCGAGGCGCACGAGAAGGCCGCGCACGAGCTGCCGCCGCCCTCCCGCAGCGTGCTCGCGAACGAGCGCGCGTTCATCGTCATGCTGCGCAACGCCCTGTTCCGCCGCGTGCAGGCCGCATCGCACGAGTACTACCGCGAGCTCGCCGAGCTCGACTCGGGCTTCGGCTTCACCGAGGACGACTGGCGCGACGCGCTCGATAAGTACTTCGATGAGTACGACTCGATCGCGATTGACGCGACCGCGCGCTCACCCAAGCTGCTCGAGATCGACCGCGGCGAGCCGGGTGCGAACGTATGGAAGTTCCGTCAGGTCCTGCAGGATCCCGAAGGCGACCACGACTGGTCGATTCGCGGCATCGTCGACCTCGACGAGTCGGAAGAGGCCGGTCAGCCGGTCGTCATTGTGCAGGAGGTCGGGCCGCACGGCGGCTAGTGGGGCATTTGCTCGTCAACGCTTCGGCGCCGTTGAGCGCTCTTCATCCCTGACGGTGGCCTGCGGCTGCCGCGGTTTCCGGCCCTGCGGGCTGGAAACCTTGCCCTCGGGTCGATTGGTTGCGTTCGCTCGGCAGGTTGCGCCCTCGGATCAGGGTGCTGCTCGCCGTCGAGCTTGCGCAAGGTGCTGCTTCAAATCATCTGAAGCGACCGATCGCCCAAGCTCGACGAGGGCGAGCTTAGGGCGGCTGTGGGGAGTCGCCCTAGTTTGCTGCGATCGGGCGCGTCAGTAGGCGCAGGACCTTGCGGAAGCCGAGCGATTCGAGCGCCTCGGGCCAGCCCGCGTCGGTCTCGCTATCGAGCGCGATGAGCGCCGAGGTCGCGCCCGCTGCGGCGAACGGTGCGAGCGCCGCCTCAAGAGCTGCGGCATCGGCCTCGACGTCGTATTCCGGCTGGCCGACGACCAAGACATCAGAGGTGAGCCACGTGTCGTCGGGGCCGTCCTCGAGCGCGAGGGCGAACAGTGCTTCTTCGTCATCGAGGTGCTCGTCGAGCAGCTCGCCCAGGCGATCCTCGTTGGTCTTACGCTCGCCCACGGCTGGTCCGCCTGCGGGTGCGAGGCGCAGCCAGGTCTCACCGCGCTCGACGAAGCCAGCGTGCTCGTAGAAGGCATCCGCCGATTCATTGCCGGTCATGACCTCGAGGGCGGACTCGGCTGCTTCCCAGCGCTCGGACGCCTCAGTCTCGACCGCGGCGAGCAGTAGGGTCCCGATGCCCTGCCCGCGCGTTTCAGGCAGCAGGACCAGGCTCTCGATGGTGACGATCGAGCGCTCGTCGTCCTCGTCGATCGGGTCGTCCTCGTACGCGAGCGCGTAGCCCGAGGGGACCCCGGCGGTGTGGGCGACGATGGCGAAGGCGGTGTGATCCTTGAAGATCTGTTCGTAGTGCGCGAAGCGCAGCGGCCAGCTCTCCTCGCGGGGACGCACGGCGAGGCCGGCGTCACCGTTCTCGTGGTGATGGTCGTAGAGCGCCTCCCAGAGCGGCTGCACGATGGGCAGCAACTCGATGCCGCCCATCTTCAGTTCGACCTCGGGCTGGGCAGGTGAGTTCGTGGGGAGATCGTCTTCGCGCATGGGATTGAGTGTATCGCCGAGGCGGAGGAGAAGGCCGGGTGGCGCGGGCCCGGGCCCGCCGGTGAGCGGGATGGCGGCGCGACGGCAGACCTCTGTGGTGCAGCGGCTATCCTGTGCAGCGACTATCCCGTGCGGCGGCGGCGCAGCGCGTCGAGCCCCGGCGGCCGCGTCGGCGGTCGCACTGATCGCCAGCCACGGCCGGAGTCGATCCACGGCGGGGCAAGCACCTCGGGCAACCCGTCTCTCATGCGTACTTCCCACCCGTTCGATCTGAGGGATCGGTGGTGATACCAGCACAGGGTGGCTCCGTTGTCGGTATGAGTAGATCCGCCTTTGGCGTGCTCGGTCACGTGGTGAACTTCGCACCAGGAAGCGGGGACGCTGCAGCCGGGAATGATGCAGCCGCCGTCGCGCATCGCGATCACGCGGCGCTGATGGGCGGTGAAGATGCGTTGGGAGTTCCCGAGCTCGATGACGCGGCCGTCGCTGTTCTGCACGACCCGGTGCACGCTGCCAGCGCAGCTGGCGTGAGCAACGCCGTCGATTGAAATCGGGGTGACCTCGCCGTCGTGCCCGTGCAACCAACCGAACCCGTGCTTCGCTGTGAGCTGTTCCTCTTCGACCTGGATGAGCACGGTGACCGCGGCCCCGCCCAGCGTCGGGATGCTGTCCTGCTGGCTCGCGGCCTGCGCGATCGCGGCGAACGCATCGTGTCGCCGCTGGCCGGGTGTGCGGCGATCGGCAGGGGCGAAGTCATCGGCGTCGCCGTCTGAATCGTCGGAGGGGTCGACCGGGACGAAGCGAACCGAACTCCCGCCGGAAAGGGCGGGCGTGCCGGCAATTGATGGCGGAGTGGTGAGTGCGGATTCAGCCGTGGCGATGGCGGTGGCGGTGGCAGTGACGCCGCTGTCGGTGGCGGTAGGGCCACCGGCCTCGCGAGTGCGCGGCGAATTGATCGCGTCGAACATGCGGCCCACGAGCGCTGCGACCTCCGGCGCCACCGCGCCCCGAATCGGCACGAGACCGTTCTTCTCGTGGCCGAAGCTGATGAAGCGATGCATCTGCTGCTGGTCGAAACGGGGCTCGGGGCCGTCCTGGTCGAGAACCGCGACCCACGGCCGGCACATCGTCCGGATGTCGTCCGCGTGCGCCGCCGACACGGCGGCCTGGCCGCCCGGCGGCGTCGTGCCGCAGGCCGCGGCAACCAGGCACTGCTCGGCATGCGAGACATCCTCGGCACTAACGTGGCCGGGGAGCACACCCAGCCCGCGCGTAATG
This genomic stretch from Leucobacter sp. CX169 harbors:
- a CDS encoding N-acetyltransferase, with translation MREDDLPTNSPAQPEVELKMGGIELLPIVQPLWEALYDHHHENGDAGLAVRPREESWPLRFAHYEQIFKDHTAFAIVAHTAGVPSGYALAYEDDPIDEDDERSIVTIESLVLLPETRGQGIGTLLLAAVETEASERWEAAESALEVMTGNESADAFYEHAGFVERGETWLRLAPAGGPAVGERKTNEDRLGELLDEHLDDEEALFALALEDGPDDTWLTSDVLVVGQPEYDVEADAAALEAALAPFAAAGATSALIALDSETDAGWPEALESLGFRKVLRLLTRPIAAN
- a CDS encoding RNA helicase — translated: MTLGELLDQHADEDFGGTLGDPDAIFAAFEEWAWEEKALRLYPAQEEAVLEIAFGSNVILATPTGTGKSLVALGAHFVALAEGRRTVYTAPIKALVSEKFFDLVAVFGAEKVGMITGDSSINPDAPIICCTAEILANLALRDRDTGGITQVVMDEFHFYAEPDRGWAWQVPLLMMKDTQFLLMSATLGDVDDLADDISRRTGRSTANISGVERPVPLAFTYAVTPAHETVEKLLEDGQAPVYIVHFAQAAAVERAQALSSIRVVTREQRDEIADAIGTFRFATGFGQTLSRLVRAGIGVHHAGMLPRYRRLVETLAQRGLLRVICGTDTLGVGINVPIRTVMLTALTKYDGERMRQLTAREFHQIAGRAGRAGYDTEGDIVVLAPEHEIENVKLAAKAAAKADGKAGGKKAKPAKKKSAPQGFVSWSESSMERLIGAQPEALVSRMKITHSMVLSVIARGERHEGEALATMRELIFDNHEPRARQYAHARTAIDIFKTLRRGGIVDLVEERGQHLLRLTVELQANFALNQPLSPFALAAIELLEPESETYALDVISVIEATLEDPRAIVRAQEHKARGEAIGAMKAEGIEYDERMERVELITYPKPLEELLGEAFEAYTAEVPWARDYALRPKSVVRDMVERAFNFRDLVSYYELSRVEGTVLRYLSDAFRAIERTVPVEKKTEELEDLIEWLGELVRQVDSSLLDEWESLAHPDPEAHEKAAHELPPPSRSVLANERAFIVMLRNALFRRVQAASHEYYRELAELDSGFGFTEDDWRDALDKYFDEYDSIAIDATARSPKLLEIDRGEPGANVWKFRQVLQDPEGDHDWSIRGIVDLDESEEAGQPVVIVQEVGPHGG
- a CDS encoding HNH endonuclease signature motif containing protein, translating into MALTASGVDDDTPEIVSQALLIRAAAALSEAVGDRLGLKTDREIVALTQQVEALGRQVDALRVELAGEVDHRARNDFGSGSLAFRHGCHNATELLRRLALVSAGTATKRFALARVTRAQLGFSGSTVPPKFPAVAAALASHAICIESAEIITRGLGVLPGHVSAEDVSHAEQCLVAAACGTTPPGGQAAVSAAHADDIRTMCRPWVAVLDQDGPEPRFDQQQMHRFISFGHEKNGLVPIRGAVAPEVAALVGRMFDAINSPRTREAGGPTATDSGVTATATAIATAESALTTPPSIAGTPALSGGSSVRFVPVDPSDDSDGDADDFAPADRRTPGQRRHDAFAAIAQAASQQDSIPTLGGAAVTVLIQVEEEQLTAKHGFGWLHGHDGEVTPISIDGVAHASCAGSVHRVVQNSDGRVIELGNSQRIFTAHQRRVIAMRDGGCIIPGCSVPASWCEVHHVTEHAKGGSTHTDNGATLCWYHHRSLRSNGWEVRMRDGLPEVLAPPWIDSGRGWRSVRPPTRPPGLDALRRRRTG